Part of the Paenibacillus kyungheensis genome, AACTTCTTTAATATACCCTAAAAAGAATCTAATTATCTATAGTTAACACAAATTAAATGCTACTTTTTTCCCAATGCCAAAGACTCAAATATCCTTTAGCAGGTACAGGATTTTGCAATCTTTTCATTTGATCCAATTCCCACGCGTAACGGCCTTCCGTATAATCCCCTACTTGTTCTTCAAAATCTGTAATTGATCTCATTCTTCCTGCCGATTCTAGAATTACCTGATCTTCCTGTGTAAAAGACTGCCAGCAATCGATTAACATTCCTGTGGCAATAATAGCTCCTGTCGGAAGATCACCTGGCGTCATATATCCATGCTTGGTCAATATGATTTTTATAGCTGGATCTTCACAAGCTTTTTTATCTATGGCTTTGCCAGCATGAATCGCTATTTCTCCGCGATGTTTGGTTGCCCAACTACGAGTTTCAAATCTTTTTTCTCCGATAGCAATCAATGTTGCCCATGGTTGTCTGATCGTGACTGCTCTCATCTTTGCCTCCTGTTACGATAAATATTCATATATAATCTGATAACTGTAGTCCATAGGAATTGTAAGATAGATTAGATCATTCTACATCAGACACTCCCTGACTATTATATTCAATCTTATCGTCTATATACAATCTTGTTCAAAGATCGTTTCTTATAGTGTATGTATTTGGGGTATAACAAAGTATTAACTATCCATTTTACTGTAGTCTTACGATATCAAAATACAAAAAGAAACCGCTAACATAAGTTAGCGGTTTGTTCCCACCTAAGAAGGGGGAGCTAGTATTGGATAGGAGTGGAGAGAAACCATACTGTACTTTCAGTATACTGTATACGCTTTCATTCTGTCAACACTCTTAGCTAATATTTTCATAATTTCCTAAAAATAATTTAAAAATCCATATTTGGAAGCCAGTTTACTGTGAGATGTAGACTGGTTTCCTTAATATTTTACTTTTGATGTTTCGATTATTCGCTGAACAAATGGTTGCTCTTACTACTTATACAAACACACTGTATTGTTGATCTTGAAGCATAATCTTCGCTTTTTCCATATCGTGTTCTTGTCTAAATGATAACCGCATAACGCCCGGTACATCTTCTCGGCTCTCTACGATCTGAACATTGCTAATATTGATACCTTGATTACCGATTTCCGTCGTGATTTTGCCTATGATCCCTGGATGATCGGGAACTTCCAAATATAGATCATATAACGAAGCAATCATGCCTTTGCGGCGTTCAGGCAATTGATCTCGAAAAGCACCGGCTTTTTCAAATTGTTCTTCAATGCCACGAGAATCTTGTTGACGTAATAGCTCGATAAATTCAGCTATCCCACTATTCCAATCTTCTAGCAAAGACAAGATAATCTGCCGATTATTGAGCAAAATATCGCGCCAGACGATCGGATCACTTGAAGCGATACGTGTGATATCACGAAATCCACCTGCGGCTAACATACGATATAATGGATTTTCTTGATTGTACTGACGAATCTGATTGACCAGTGCTACAGCAATCAC contains:
- a CDS encoding ASCH domain-containing protein, with the translated sequence MRAVTIRQPWATLIAIGEKRFETRSWATKHRGEIAIHAGKAIDKKACEDPAIKIILTKHGYMTPGDLPTGAIIATGMLIDCWQSFTQEDQVILESAGRMRSITDFEEQVGDYTEGRYAWELDQMKRLQNPVPAKGYLSLWHWEKSSI